From the Ferrigenium kumadai genome, one window contains:
- a CDS encoding glutaredoxin family protein, which produces MRPATHLQASIRFVAGFLLLLVLATGWPGAAFAASVSQETIQTEQPADIEVFVRKGCPHCAKAREFLAGLQKEQPELRITIRDVSREPAAMQRLKQLAEIHGEKAVRVPAFEVGGQLIVGYSEKANTSQLIRDSLARARLATQGGDAALSCGAEVTPSCGAGPSKPETFAVEFLGLKVSLEQVGLPLFTVALGLLDGFNPCSMWVLILMISLLAPLNNRPRMFAIAGTFVAVQGVAYFVFLAAWLNLFLLVGLSRTSEIIIAALALLAGAINLKDFWRFGQGISLSIPAAAKPGIYARMRRVMQADNLTAALLGTVLLGVLVQIVELMCTSGFPALFTRILTLERLDSLSYYAYLLLYDLAYMLDDMIVLAIGVVTLSQHRLQEREGRWLKLLSGLVMVGLGMYLLLFPY; this is translated from the coding sequence ATGAGGCCAGCCACGCATCTGCAAGCCTCGATCCGGTTCGTCGCCGGTTTCTTATTGCTGCTGGTGCTGGCCACAGGCTGGCCCGGGGCAGCGTTCGCGGCATCAGTCTCACAAGAAACTATTCAGACGGAGCAACCGGCCGACATCGAAGTCTTCGTGCGCAAGGGCTGCCCGCACTGCGCCAAGGCCAGGGAATTCCTTGCCGGACTGCAGAAGGAGCAACCGGAATTGCGCATCACGATCCGCGATGTGAGCCGCGAACCCGCTGCCATGCAGAGATTGAAGCAGCTCGCCGAAATCCACGGTGAGAAGGCGGTGCGCGTGCCCGCGTTCGAGGTGGGCGGACAGCTGATCGTCGGCTACTCCGAAAAGGCAAACACCAGCCAGCTCATACGAGACAGTCTGGCGCGAGCGCGCCTGGCCACACAAGGCGGAGATGCGGCGTTGAGTTGCGGCGCGGAAGTGACCCCGTCCTGCGGAGCCGGGCCGTCGAAGCCGGAGACCTTCGCCGTCGAATTTCTTGGCCTCAAGGTGTCGCTCGAACAAGTCGGCCTGCCGCTGTTCACAGTGGCGCTGGGCCTGCTGGACGGTTTCAACCCCTGCTCGATGTGGGTGCTGATCCTGATGATCTCGCTGCTCGCACCGCTGAACAACCGGCCGCGCATGTTCGCCATCGCCGGCACCTTCGTCGCCGTACAAGGCGTCGCCTATTTCGTGTTCCTGGCGGCGTGGCTCAACCTGTTCCTGCTGGTCGGGCTCTCGCGCACCTCCGAGATCATCATCGCCGCATTGGCGCTGCTGGCGGGTGCGATCAACCTCAAGGACTTCTGGCGTTTCGGGCAGGGCATCTCGCTGTCCATCCCCGCGGCCGCCAAGCCCGGCATCTACGCCCGCATGCGGCGCGTCATGCAGGCCGATAACCTCACTGCAGCGCTGCTCGGCACCGTGCTGCTGGGTGTGCTTGTGCAGATCGTCGAACTCATGTGCACCTCGGGTTTCCCCGCGCTGTTCACGCGCATCCTGACGCTCGAGCGGCTGGACAGCCTGAGCTATTACGCCTACCTGCTGCTCTACGATCTGGCCTACATGCTCGACGACATGATCGTGCTGGCCATCGGTGTCGTCACGCTCAGCCAGCACCGCCTGCAGGAAAGGGAGGGCCGCTGGCTCAAGCTGCTCAGCGGCCTGGTGATGGTGGGGCTGGGCATGTACCTGTTGCTGTTTCCGTATTGA
- a CDS encoding SAM-dependent methyltransferase gives MNRPPFIAIGLLAACVLAYEVLLTRLFSIVLWHHFAYMIISAAMLGYGASGTVLTLLKEKTAPHFGALYVAAAAALAVLMPSAFWLAQQVPFNPLELLWDQTQPVKLLAVYLLMMLPFFCGGLGIGLVFSHFGKQSSRIYAFDILGAGAGSLGVIGLLFLAPPSKVLSILTAVAMLASAIAIVELKMRPRWLMGLFLGLAVLALTLPAIPVRPSPYKDLSQAMDIVGARMVEERSSPLGQIAVVENTRVPLRDAPGMSLNATSEPPPQLGVFVDGNGPSALTKFDGKLAPLAYLDQLTSALPYHVIPDHGSKGRRVLVLGAGAGSDVLQALYHGSSAIDAVELDRNVTDLVRERFSDYAGNLYSRPGVHVYEAEARGFVNASRERYDLIQLALMDSFGTASAGLYGLSENYLYTVEGMQAYMNRLTPGGMLAVTRWLTLPPRDALKLFATAVSALEKSGVSDPARRLVMIRGWKTVTLLVKNGDFTAHEIGAIRRFCRARSFDTAWYPGMRAIDANRYNRLAQPYFYEGAVALLGLQRQEFIDKYKFYIEPATDDRPHFFRFFKWDAAEEIFSLREQGGMALFDWSYPLLVATLLQAIAASVLLILAPLAFSRCRRNLPTAPVALYFLAIGFAFMFMEIAFIQKFVLFLSHPLYAVAVVLCAFLAFAAVGSWLAGRSQAANKVTFAVTGLGAIAVFYLAILPDLFQQLIHLPDSAKIIISVLLIAPLAMCMGVPFPTGMTWLAGVREGAIPWAWAINGFASVVGAVLATLLAIHLGFAAVILLSVLIYGLAAAAMWRFAR, from the coding sequence ATGAATCGTCCCCCGTTCATCGCCATCGGCCTGCTTGCAGCTTGTGTGCTGGCCTACGAGGTGCTGCTCACGCGCTTGTTCAGCATCGTGCTGTGGCACCACTTCGCCTACATGATCATCAGTGCGGCGATGCTGGGCTACGGCGCGAGCGGCACGGTGCTGACCCTGCTGAAGGAAAAGACCGCCCCGCACTTCGGCGCGCTATACGTCGCGGCTGCGGCGGCGCTGGCCGTGCTGATGCCATCGGCGTTCTGGCTTGCGCAACAGGTTCCGTTCAATCCGCTCGAACTGCTGTGGGACCAGACCCAGCCTGTGAAACTGCTCGCCGTCTACCTGCTGATGATGCTGCCGTTCTTCTGCGGCGGGCTGGGCATCGGCCTCGTGTTCTCACACTTCGGCAAGCAGTCGTCGCGCATCTATGCTTTCGACATCCTTGGTGCAGGCGCGGGCAGTCTGGGCGTCATCGGCCTGCTGTTCCTCGCGCCGCCGTCCAAGGTGTTGAGCATCCTCACGGCAGTGGCCATGCTGGCTTCCGCCATTGCCATCGTCGAACTGAAGATGCGGCCGCGATGGCTGATGGGATTGTTTCTCGGCTTGGCGGTGCTGGCGTTGACTTTGCCCGCCATACCGGTGCGCCCCTCTCCCTACAAGGACCTGAGCCAGGCCATGGATATCGTCGGCGCACGAATGGTCGAGGAGCGCAGCAGTCCGCTGGGCCAGATCGCGGTGGTGGAAAACACCCGCGTACCGTTGCGCGATGCGCCGGGCATGAGCCTCAACGCCACCAGTGAGCCGCCGCCGCAGCTAGGCGTGTTCGTGGACGGCAACGGCCCGTCCGCATTGACGAAATTCGACGGCAAGCTCGCGCCGCTGGCCTATCTCGACCAGCTCACCTCGGCGCTTCCCTACCATGTGATTCCCGATCATGGATCTAAAGGGCGGCGCGTGCTGGTGCTGGGAGCCGGTGCCGGCAGTGACGTGCTGCAGGCGCTGTATCACGGCAGCTCGGCGATCGATGCCGTGGAGCTGGACCGCAACGTCACCGATCTGGTCCGCGAGCGTTTCAGCGACTATGCCGGCAACCTTTACAGCCGGCCAGGCGTCCACGTGTACGAGGCCGAGGCGCGCGGCTTTGTCAACGCCAGCCGCGAACGCTACGACCTGATCCAGCTCGCGCTGATGGATTCGTTCGGCACCGCATCGGCCGGGCTGTATGGCCTCTCCGAAAACTATCTCTACACGGTCGAGGGGATGCAGGCCTATATGAACCGCCTCACGCCGGGCGGCATGCTCGCCGTCACGCGCTGGCTCACGCTGCCGCCGCGCGATGCGCTGAAACTGTTCGCCACGGCGGTGTCCGCGCTGGAGAAGAGCGGCGTGTCCGATCCTGCCAGGCGGTTGGTGATGATCCGCGGCTGGAAGACCGTCACGCTGCTGGTGAAGAACGGCGATTTCACCGCACACGAGATCGGGGCGATCAGAAGGTTCTGCCGCGCGCGCTCTTTCGACACGGCCTGGTACCCCGGCATGCGGGCGATCGATGCGAATCGCTACAACCGGCTGGCGCAGCCCTATTTCTACGAGGGGGCGGTTGCGTTGCTGGGGTTGCAGCGGCAGGAGTTCATCGACAAGTACAAGTTCTACATCGAACCGGCGACCGACGACAGGCCGCATTTCTTCCGTTTCTTCAAATGGGATGCCGCCGAAGAGATATTCTCCCTGCGCGAGCAAGGCGGCATGGCGCTGTTCGACTGGAGCTACCCGCTGCTGGTGGCGACGCTGCTGCAGGCGATCGCGGCAAGCGTGCTGCTGATCCTGGCGCCGCTGGCCTTCTCTCGTTGCAGGCGCAACTTGCCGACTGCGCCGGTAGCCCTGTATTTTCTCGCCATCGGATTCGCCTTCATGTTCATGGAAATCGCCTTCATCCAGAAGTTCGTGCTGTTCCTTTCCCATCCGCTGTACGCCGTGGCGGTCGTGCTGTGCGCCTTCCTGGCGTTCGCCGCCGTGGGAAGCTGGCTCGCCGGACGCTCGCAGGCCGCTAACAAGGTCACGTTCGCAGTGACGGGATTGGGCGCCATCGCGGTGTTCTACCTCGCCATCCTGCCTGACCTGTTCCAGCAGCTGATCCATCTTCCCGACTCGGCAAAGATCATCATCTCCGTGCTGCTGATCGCGCCGCTGGCGATGTGCATGGGCGTGCCCTTTCCTACCGGCATGACGTGGCTGGCCGGCGTGCGCGAAGGAGCGATTCCCTGGGCATGGGCGATCAACGGCTTCGCCTCGGTGGTGGGCGCGGTCCTCGCCACGCTGCTTGCGATCCATCTGGGTTTTGCCGCGGTGATCCTGCTGTCTGTGCTGATCTACGGGCTGGCCGCTGCCGCCATGTGGAGATTCGCGCGATGA
- a CDS encoding protein-L-isoaspartate(D-aspartate) O-methyltransferase: MTLLRGGMMKRFLALGFPIFFCFASPSHGGEYDVERNQMVNEVMADAAATASSSGTSALSPQVVAAMRKVERDRFVPGWLSSLAYLNRPLPIGHGQTISQPFIVALMTELMKVKAGDRVLEIGTGSGYQAAILGELAGSVYSIEIIEPLGNEAGERLKTLGYRNVKTRVGDGYYGWPEAAPFDAIMVTAAASHVPPPLLKQLKPGGRMVIPLGTQFMTQSLMLVEKKPDGSVATRQILPVRFVPLTGGH, translated from the coding sequence ATGACACTTCTCCGGGGCGGAATGATGAAACGCTTCCTCGCATTGGGTTTCCCCATTTTTTTCTGCTTCGCATCCCCTTCTCATGGTGGTGAATACGATGTCGAGCGCAACCAGATGGTGAATGAAGTGATGGCCGATGCCGCCGCCACCGCATCATCCAGCGGCACCTCCGCACTCAGCCCGCAAGTCGTCGCGGCGATGCGAAAAGTGGAGCGCGACCGTTTCGTACCCGGCTGGCTGAGCTCGCTCGCCTACCTCAACCGACCCCTTCCGATCGGCCACGGGCAGACCATCTCGCAGCCATTCATCGTCGCACTGATGACCGAGCTGATGAAGGTCAAGGCCGGTGACAGGGTGCTCGAGATCGGCACCGGCTCCGGTTATCAGGCGGCGATACTCGGCGAGCTCGCGGGTTCGGTCTACAGCATCGAGATCATCGAACCGCTGGGCAACGAGGCGGGCGAGCGGCTGAAAACGCTCGGCTACCGCAACGTGAAAACGAGGGTGGGCGACGGCTACTACGGCTGGCCGGAAGCGGCACCGTTCGACGCCATCATGGTGACCGCCGCGGCCAGCCACGTGCCGCCGCCGCTGCTCAAGCAGCTGAAACCGGGCGGGCGCATGGTGATCCCGCTCGGCACGCAGTTCATGACCCAGTCGCTGATGCTGGTGGAGAAGAAGCCGGACGGTTCGGTCGCCACCCGCCAGATATTGCCGGTGCGTTTCGTCCCGCTGACCGGCGGGCACTGA